From the Telopea speciosissima isolate NSW1024214 ecotype Mountain lineage chromosome 9, Tspe_v1, whole genome shotgun sequence genome, the window CTGACCTATACAAGATTAGTGAACGATATGAAAATGATAAGGACAAAAGGAATACTTATCAAAATACATTCAAATAATCTTTGAGGGCAAAACCATCTCATATGTGACCAATACTATACCGATTCCAACTGTATCCGATCTGATACCTGATACTTGACACCGATCTAGCTGATacccgatacctaaaaccattcACTCAAGGAACCCCTTTAGTATCTAAATTGTAGTTCCTAAAGGAAAGGTAACGAAATGAAAAgtaaaagagagataaaaaagGCGGAGTTTTATCCGCTACGGTAACTACAGCGCCGCTCCTACCCTTCTAGCAAATGCTGGTGTTAACTGACCATCCAATCAAAGTGCAAGTTCAAAAGGCTATCACAGACCATGTCTCTCAGCTACTACTAGTTGTTTCTGTACTACCCAGTACTTCAGTTTAAACTACtactaaccctaaccctagctATTTCCTTTCCATTTTTGGTCCTTCCTCCCCCTTCACAGGTTACAGCCCTTACTACTATTCTGAAAAGTtagaaaacagagagagagagagagagagagagagagtgcttatttaactcttttcctttctcttttcctcttgaGTAGAGATACTGTGATTCCATCATCCCATGAAAGAAcatataattgacaaagaaatagAATGAATGATGAGATCCATCAGAAAATTGATTCCAATCCAACTTCAAAAGAGAGGTATGCTTATGACCCTTTCTTTGAAGAGTTTTCTCACATAGCCTGTGAGGTCCTTCACTTCCTTAAAGAGTAGGGGAAATTATATACCGAGTCCATCCGAGCCCGGCCCGATTATCTAAATAAACAGTCACGGTGCAGTCTTCAAGCTTGATTAAGCCCGGTTAGACCCGATCGAGCCcgatcaattgacacccctgAACAGAGATACCCTTGATGTGAGCAAACTTCAGTGTAAAACGCTTTGCCAGTaagaattggaattggattgTCGATTCTGGTTGAATCGGATCAAAATTAGCACTGATTCTTGCCTGCCCCcgcttaaataaaaaaacacagttcccaaaattaaaaaacacacacacaaggtCTTTGGATCAGACCAGACCAGGCTGTCGTGAGTCGTGACAAGTTCGGAGCCCACCCAGACGTCCAGGTTTGGCAGCATTGTAGGTGCGTGGCTGGTCCCCTTTCGCCGTCTAAAGTGTAGAGTGTAGACAAACAAAAACACCCAAAGGGGAGGCAACGTTCTCCGACGCAAATTGCAGAAAGcagaagggaggagagagatgctGCCGCAGCGCGCCAAAATTGCCCTTCAAGCGAACCCGAAGAAGGTGGGGAATCTCATTGACCTGGTTAATCTACCTTCGACACTTCGAGAGTTCGTGGGTCAGTCTCAGATCTCCCGTTTGGGTTGTTTCATGCGCGTCTGGTCCTACATCAAGACCAACCATCTCCAGGTTCCATTCTCTCTCACAAACTATCTATCTATTTCATTTGCTAAGTAATTTTTTTCCTCATCTAGTGTACGATTTGGAGATGCGTTGATATGACCGTTTGTTTTCCAGTCCACGAACGGTTGAATGCCGTAGCTTTTCCATCAATCtgctctccatctctctccctccaccTTTAATATCTCTGTTCTTATGCATGACATCATTCGTATTTAACTCTCTCCCGAACTATAACAGTCCGGCTTGCAGGTTCAAAAGATGGTGAGACTTTATAGTGTTCTATATGTGTTTTGGCTCTCATGTTTTTAACGTAATTGTAATGGAGTTATTTTTGACAATGGTATTTGCAATTTAACCTTCTTCGTCCAAGTTTGAAATATTGCGGAACTTCTATTCATTGATGCCCGTGAAACCCCCAAGGGATTATGCTCTCCCTTAAGGAGATCATTGCCCATGAAAGAATAACTCATTCCATTcactataagatagctaaaatgagggaagggaaggggagagTGGAGATTTCGACcctgttagatgtattaaaagtgaagatggtaaaatACTAATAtgagatgaggacattaaggagtGGAAAGATTATTTCTGCAGTCTACTAAATGAAAACACTTTGAGTAATAGTGTCCCTGAAGATTGCATTATCCATCAAGACACCAAATGTTgtagatatatacaaaaaattaaGGTGTCTGAAGTTAAAGAAGCTTTGAGGAGGATAAAAGTAGGTAAGGCACAAGGCTCAGATGAGGTTCCAATAGAAGTGTCGAAGAGCTTAGAAttatgtggtttatcttggccaaccaagctgtttaataagattatgagcacaaggaaaatgccagatgaatgaaggagaagcattgtggttctaatttacaaaaataaaagtgataCTAAGAGTTTTAATTACTATAGATGCATAAAACTAaagagtcatactatgaaactatgggagagggttattgaaactcacttgagacaagaaactactattacggacAACCAACAAGAAGATCCACGACAAAAACAATTTACTTATttaggagacttatggaaagatttagagattgcaagaaggatctccatatgatctttttTGACCTGaataaagcttatgacagagtcttGGTGCAGATTCATCAATCATCACCGAAATAAGTTATTAGGAATAATTTTAGGTTTGGGttttatacatgttgggcctttgatcccatgggttgtCAATGTAATAGGttacttttatggacctaaagtatgggtaatatggttgcatacgggattaaatgttttagttccatacttagttttattttggtgtttttgttcttaaattgaaccggttcaaccagtggttcaatttaagtgactttagtagtttttcttttaagtgtttagttagattggattaggattctgctttgagtctatttcagtttcttagtCAGTTTTGGTTACCTGATAGGTTAAgtattgggttaggcctttccttttagtgtaggagtctattttttagttttttgtatAAGGTTGTACGGGGAGCAAGTATTAGACACGatttttgatattaatgaaaagctttttgttgctcttcttctccattgaagatttttgtcttgtatttgaccaaggctggtgggatcggtgtttgatccgatcgACACCTTGTCGTGGGAAGTCCGGGTAGTTAGTTTGACGGATTCAGTATTCGATCCGATTGACACCAAGGTTGTTAAGGCGTCCCCTAGACGGTTTGTTTTGGGGTGCCTTAAGTTTTTTCACCCCTCAACCGCCTTCGTTTGCCTATCGccctgacaactatgattgacaccttgcggtgcgAAGCCGGGGTGGTTTGTTTTGGTTCTCTTTGCATCTCCAATTCTGCATTGCTGTTCTACAGTCAAGCAATCTGATCTCAAGGTTCTCTTCATCAACTATCGGAAAACATATTTCAAAGGTTTTATTTGTGACATTGGAAGAGTGGACTGATGATAAAATTGATTTAGCAAACAAAATCTATGATTTATTACTCCCATCCCTAACCTAATATATTTGgattcccattgttctcttggttgcCTCATACAATTTCTCGCCCCATTGTTCTCCTGGTTTTACCCTAAATCTGATTCACCTTTTGATAAAAGATCCTGGTTTGGTTCCTAGTTCGACTATtcaaacctaggactacattacagcCTAGGGATAAAAATCCATCACAAGAGAGTGGAGAGAAAACACTTCTGCGCAGGAGGAAGACAGAGGGCCTGATTTCAATAAATTCCAGCAACTGCAGGAGAGGATAGTGAGTCTTCGATTGCCTTCATCAACATCCAAATATGAACAGCAacggaaaccctagtttttcaaGATGATATTAACTAGGGTTCCATTACATAATACGACTGCATAGGTGGCTGCTCAccacaaaagaaagaaactctTTTCAAAACAGAAAGAGGAGATGATGTAGCACTCACTGATCAGCCCGCTCTGATATCCTGAACAATATCATAAACTAGCTATCAGTACCAAGAGAAaaggagagtgagagagagaagaagagaaaaggagaggacGGAGAGACAAATTGTACCACCAGacaaagagaagagatggaCTCATGGTTCTGGTAAATCATCAAACCGTGAGACCCTAATATACATATAAATAACAAATAAGGGTATTGACAAGTATACCCCCTAAACTCAAGTAATGAAGGAAAATAACAAGAGTGAAAAgaggatggagagagag encodes:
- the LOC122641139 gene encoding upstream activation factor subunit UAF30, with product MLPQRAKIALQANPKKVGNLIDLVNLPSTLREFVGQSQISRLGCFMRVWSYIKTNHLQDPNNRNVVNCDEKLRSILLGKAQVELVELPMLIKLHFPKEPK